The Nymphaea colorata isolate Beijing-Zhang1983 chromosome 11, ASM883128v2, whole genome shotgun sequence genome includes the window tatGCTCCTCTCTAATTTACACTCCTTGTTTATTAAGTCAGATTCTTGTTGTCGAGAATCTATAAAAGTATCTATGCTCGTACAAGTTTGCAAGCTAAATAAGATATGGTGATGGTACATGATCTCTCCTAAGTTGTGAACGGAAGCTTTAAGCATATCGTTGACTCATCTGTTGATTGGACATATTGTGGTCAGAACTAGTGTTTGTGCTGGTCGAGTCACGATGATTTCCTAATGAATGAAGACCGAGTTCGAATAGTCCAATGCTGGAATGGTCTGACTGCTAGGCATCCCCTAATCGACCTTTCGGTCTTATTATTCCAGTATGAAAGTGCATCTAATAAACTGCGTTCACCTAATATTTGATTTTCGCTCTTCGAGTTTGATTTTGCTCCTTTACGGAAAAATAGGATAACgatcatgaaaaggaaatttccAGACATGAGAGGGAGTGGTTCGACCAATGGGCTTACATccaggagaaaaataaaattggcgtttttttttcttattacttCTTCACAAAAGAAAGATTCAGCatcaagaaaattatttaaacaTTTGTTACATATAGAAATGATtcttaaagataaaaaaatattatctatTCGTAATATGTGACGACATCTTTGTATGATTCTCTCTCAGAACTTCTCTAAGATCAAGGAAAGTCTTTTGGTAAAAAAGACAATTTTAGCTGTCCAAGTTATAGGAAATTAACAGAATCCATCCCTACATTCGGGCTAGCATGAACGAATATTATGAGTATAACGAGAATGAGAATGGACTTGAATGTCAGCGTCACTGATCACATTGACAATAATAAGTATTTTCTAGTTTTGAAGCTTTTATCGTCACTGCTGGAAGACTAAAGCGATTCATGCAATTATTGTAAGGCAACGAAAGCCGCTTCCCACCACTCGCTCAAGCGCAGCAGCTCAGTTCCTCATCCATTCTTccccactctccctctctctccctctgcccAAAAAGTGCCGCCTCGGGGAGGTAGAGAAGAAGCAGGCAAGAAGAAAATGGCGGCTTTCCTGGCGATGGATGCTTCGCGATGGTCGTCATCCTTCAGCAACCGTAGCCATATCGATTGGGCCGTGACGCCTGAAGCCTACATCTTCTCCGCCTCCCTTCCTGGTAACGATCACAAGAACAATGGCCGCAGGCGCCATCATCTACCCCCATCAGAAGAGAATGTTACCCTCGACTCGATTGTATTTACATTTGTTTTCAAATTGGCAGGTGCGAGGAAAGAGGAAATCACGTTGGGGATCGAGGACTCCCAGTACGTTTGCATCGAGACCGAGTCGGTCGGTGGCGGGAGAAGGGGGTTGTGGAGGAAATTCCGGCTGCCGGACGGGGTGGACGTGGCCCGTGTCTCAGCAGAGTTCCGGAACGGAGTCTTGTCCATTACCGTTCCGAGGTTGGCGCCGGTCCCGCTGCCCCCCGTCCCTACCACAAGGTTCAGGGTCGACCCGGGGGACGTAGCCGCCGATAACCACCATGCTGTCGCGCGAGCGGCGTAATCCATCCATTGGTCGGCAACGGTGGCTctctcaaaattttatatttctacGTCTGCTGCCATTGGGAATCCTACCGAGTGGTGCTGATTACTACCCTCATTCGTTTAAACTAGACAGTAAAAGAGAGTCGAGCATGAACAATTTCCTTTGGGTAAGATGGAATGTGAGATTTTATAGTAAAAAAGCGTTTTCCATAGTTCGTTAGCGGCTCACAGGGCATACGCTTGTATGGTGtaatgtaaaattttataaggGTATATGATGTAatataaaatcttaaatgggTATATGAtgtaatataaaattttacatgggTATATGAtgtaatataaaattttacatgggTATATGAtgtaatataaaattttacatgggTATATGATGTAGTTGGTCGGTGGCTGAAGGGCATAGCATACGAGGTATGATCATGAAAAAACAGGCCCTAAATCCCACAGGCAGGGATACCTTGTCAATTTACTTGACATTCTACATGGCCCTCTATATCTCGCTTCCGGCTTTTGCAGAGCACGACTACTTAAATTGCACGTCCTACCTTCTTTTTCTGAAATGTGAAACGGCTGGTTCAATGGACTTGGCATCACATCTTTTTTTCGCCTTGGACATGTGAGGCCTAGTGACATCTTTTACCGTGTTTCCCTCCCTGGAACCATAGCATTTATAGATAACATGAGTTCACTATAACAGGTACGGTTTTATTTTCGACAGGGGGACTCCCTGACCAACAAAGTCTGCACAAAAGTTCTGTAGCACGATGCCACGAAGGCATTCGTACCATGTTTTGCACAACCCTTGCTCTGTCTGTCCCTCTGTCGgttcctccccctctctctatcCACAAGGTTCACATAAATACAGCCAAGAAAACATTGAACAAGTAACTTTTTTGCAGCACTGTTTTCATTGTCATACAAGGCATAGAGGATAGGGCGGAGGTGGGAatggagaaggaagaagaggtaGTTGGAGAAgctgcaaaaaggaaaaaacaagcaGAGAAAGGACAGGTGATGGCATCGGTGGAAAAGAAGTCAAAAGGAGATAGACAGGAAAGACCTGTAAAATGATTCATCCCCGCCCTTCATGTCCGTTTCTATCAGCCAAATTTATGCCCCTGACATGACATACAAACGCCTGTAACACTAGGGGCCTGCCTAATATTCTGAAGCAAACAATCGTTAGTCTTTAGTGAAAACAGCATTAGTCCTAACCATACAGTACAAACGCCTGTAACATTACCATATAGAGGACATAACGAGACATTGAGTTTAGTGTTCTATAACCATACAGTTAACAAATAGAGGACACAATGAGACATTGAGTTTAGTCTTCTTTGGATGCACATGGGGATGCCAGCTTCTGATTTATTACCAAATAGAAATATTAACATACAGAGGACATATATGAAAGATGGATTTTAGTGCCCTAACCATTGGTAAATCGAAAGTGACGACTTGGGGTGTGCAATGAGGGCCGCATTACCTCTCgtcgtcatcatcatcctcGTCACACTGCCTCAGGCTTGCAGCTCCATGAAGTAAAAAGGTTACAAAAACCTAGCCTCCCCACCGCCTAACGGTGGTAACAAGAAATGCTGTTAAATATTACCAGGTCCAAGGGTCGACGGGAAGACTTTAAATATTAACTAGTTTGAAACAAACAAGCCCGTCCCCCGGGCCACAACGGAAGAGCGAAAAAGGTTTGCGACAGGATTTTCTTGGTAACAACAAACAAACATTATTATTATCACACTCAGACCAAACCACTCGCATGTGCGTCACCATGAAGCACATACATTGTGTTAAAACATAaacacttttcttttctagaCTCTTTTAAGAACTTATAACATTATGATAAATACATTTATCATCTGGATGCCACGTAAGGTCTAGCCACATAACGTTATTTCTGACAAACCTTCTTCAAATAGGCAACCGCAACACCTGCCCAACACCTCCGAAAGCTTGCGCTTCGTGGAATACTAGGACATACTGCTACAACAGCCAGGACACACATTGCAAACTTTTCTTCTTAGTCTTCTTCCTTACGACCCATCATAGCAGACACAGAAGCTATTAAGATATGCTTTCACATGCTCTGTTGTTCGCATAAATCCAACAGTGCCAATGTCTGCAACAGAAACATTATCATACACAAAGGACATATATGAGACATTGAGTACAATGTTCTATGGAAGAGAAAAGAtgataaagagagaaaataaattGGGTTCACTGTTCCTATGAATGGGAAAGGATAACAAAAGAAAGTAAACAACGAGTAAATTGAGTCCCTCTCAACCATACACTCAGAAGTCAGAACACAACCCCCCACCAAATAAAAGGGGAGGAAAGATgttacggcttacgatacgagCATTAGATGGATCTGCATTCACATGAATGAAACATTCACATAACGCCCTCTAATGAAGAAACTTCAGAAAATCAGCAAAGGTGGCCACATCCACATAAACACACACATAGAAGTGTTCTGGtgaagtttgaaactttgaacaaAACTACCAAAGTGCATTCAAACAAGCAAACAAGAACAatgaatacaaaaataaaagaattacaTCATTGAAATATCTGGATGAACAAAAGGATCGCCTGAGAGAACAGCTAGACCCCTGGATTTCAAGCCCCTACTTTAAGTTTCACTTAAAAAgagcatttaattttttcaatcagGACAAAGTAAAAATTGATATTTCCAATGGAAAACTTTCATGTAGAAACAGCATCACAGAGAGAACCTTGTCTTAGGCAAGAGATATCTAGTAAAGTTATAACAGTCACCATGCAAATTGGTAGATCAAGATATTCTGCATAAGCAGCAATAGCATTTCAGTTAAATGATGCAAATTTTAGTCCATCACCTCTGGCACTGAGAGCTCAAGACGGAACTTTGGGCCATCATAGTGATGCAGAACTGGCCTGAACGAATCTTCCTCCAATGGTTTGCAAAGCTTCCTCACCTGAATTCTCACCTATTGGTTTATTGGCGGATCAATAAGCGACAATTCAATAATGCATAAAACTGATGTACAATAATGACAAACAAGGAAAGAGATAAGGTAATCATTGCAAAGGGTACCTGTGCAGGAAACCTCGATTCACCTTTACATTTTTTGTCTTCCCATGCTGTTGGATCAATATTAGTACCACCAAAGCTGGAAGCCTACACACATATGAAAAAACAATATGGTAAGAAAAAGGAATACGGAACAGATAAATGcaagtgaaaagaaaacaaaaccacaTGATAGAAAGACAGGCTTTTGGTATTAGTAGTTTGCTAATTTGTTCAGTAGAGATATCTCTGATGTTCAGCAAAAGCCAGTCACCTGACAAAATTGACCAAACAACAATACTAAATTAAGTTTCAGCAAACTGCTAAGAAGCTGAACCTATACCCACCATGGGGAACCCTACAGTTTTGAACCGAGCCCATAGTCATTGCAATAacacaataaaatgaaaaagctaGCTTTGTCCAAAAGAGCAATCAATAAAAGCCACAAACGTCCATGGAGCTCTCAGTCTTCTAGAGTGTATTATGCCAGGGCAGTTTCTTCTTTCTGCAGTAATTCCTCCAGGATGATTGAGCATAGGCAGGGCAATGACATAGTTCATCCATGTCAAGCCTACAACTATGACAGGCACATTCGCTGTTTGGAAGTAAAAGGTAGTTGTAAGTTTTGTGCTAAGGGCTTTGCTTATTTGTTGCTTTCAAGcacattaaacaaaaaatgaccaGATGGACAATGACAAGCTAATATGTTCCAGAGAGTAAAATGCTGGAGCTAAACCATTTATCCCGGAGCATAGATTCCAAAAAGAGGCTACtacctctcactctctctctctctctagtcgATCAAAGAGTTCCTTGGCTCCAACACCTCGGATTCATTTAGTTATGGTAAAGATCACACTCAATCTtcacctaaaaaaaaagaacaaaacaggATATGGAGGGTTTGCGGGGAAAAAAGACAGAAAGACTTTTATAGTTCAATAATAGATGTcctgatttttcttcttatctcTTCTTTTGCCATGGTAAGGAAAAACTCCCATATGGTGCCAACATTTCAGTTTCTAGTTGGTAAGATTGTTGAGAGCACATCATGCCTGCTAGAAGGCAACTCCACCTTGTGGCAAGGAACATCCTCGTTTAGAATTCATGACCTCCAGTTTACTGTGTGGTGTCCTGGATTGTCCACCTCAAATAAACCATAATGGACCAAACAGACTTTGTAACTTGCTCTCCTCTTGACTAGCACACCAATTTATAACAGCAACATCTTGGAAACGATGGAACCTTCTTCAAGCAGGAaggaaaattttacattttccGACGCCAGATAGCATAATAATTTCCAGTCCACATAAACTATAAATACATAAccaaattattctcttatctgTTAAAGGATAAGAAATGAGTTTCTAGCATCAATGAGAGTTAGCAGACATACAAAACCAAAAGAATACAAACTAAAAAAGGCATTTTGAGCTATATGCAGCTaaggaaacaaaaaacacaCTAACCTCAAATATTCCGTGCAGCTGATGGGTGGTATAGTTATACAAGAATAATGGCAACCCTGGAGTAATTGCTCGAACAGAATCACGGTACCTCTGAGGTAAGCCTACAAGGAAAATAATCATAAATTAAACCCCAtaatagaatttgaaaaaaaaaaaagcaatgaaGCTGACTAAGAAAACAAGAATTTGGAAATACTCAATAAAGTTCTCAAAACTATCCAATTGCCACAATATACATAATCTaggtttcaagtttcaacatcaagaaaagggaaaccactgtcacaaatatcgcATCTTAATCGAAAAAGACGCATTAAATACCTGAAAAATAGGTCAGCCGCATAAAAAAGTCACAAGACacgttttttataaaaaaaagccagattgtattttttattaatctatgatttattttattttttataattttcaggatttttttaattttaaaaaaatttgccgagatatTCTCAAGATATACAACTTGTATTGTACCCGAGAAATTGCTCGCCCTATAATACTCGTACACAATATATGTAACAATGTTGGAAACCTAGCATTCGAACAGCTTGGCCAGGTGTTCTACCAATTAAAATAATGAACCACAGGAGCAGGACTGCAGTTACCAACGTTTCCTTCATGTGATGATAAATCTAAGGATGATTTATGATTATTCACATACATAGCATGAAACTATCTCCACTAGAAAACAttcttcataacttgtaagATGCATAGAAAAGTCATAAAAAGGATgctctaaaaaaaattacaaagtaattttcagtcattactagaagaaaaatatatataagtttaataTTCTGAAATTTATCCACATACCGAAAAGTTGTCGCTTCAGATCTTCTTGCATGGTATCATTGTTGCAGACAAAAATATAACCTCCAAGAGTCTGATTTCGTGGCAGCATTTCTGTCGAGGGCAGCGTCTTGAATCGCTTATCAAAGGGACCAGTATTGGTGCTGGTGATGTTGTTGGGGACATTATTATTGTTGGAAACGTTGTTTTCCTTCCCAACGTTGTTGTCCTTGCAGTTTTTTATAATGTTGTCATTGCTATATTTAGCCTTCCCTATAATGTTGTTTGTGTGAGAACTGCTGTTATTGACATTATTGTTGCTATATCCTTTCTGATACACAGCGTTCATGCTGTAGAAGCCACTTCGGAAAGAGTTTTTGGAGGCAGACTCATTCACTTTGCTATCTAAGTTTAGCAAGTCGAGATTGAGGGTTTCATACTTGTTCTCATCCTGAGTTCGAGTTTTATCCTTCACTTTTGGCTCTAGCGGAGTCTTGGTAAAATCAAGATTGTTCCTTTCACCTTTCACCTTTGTCTGTTCAGCTAATTTAGATGCTACCATCAGCCATTTATGGTCTTCAGAAACCTTTGACTGCCCTCGTAGTTCATCCCCTAACTGCCAAAAGGAGAACTGGCTGGCCATCTGACAAGAACAcataaacaagcaaaaaatTTCAGTACCCAccggaaagagaaagaaaaaattaatgtaGCCAACGATAGTGAAGCAAGCAACTAAAATAGTCTTTAAGCAGCACTACATTAGCGCCTCGATGGATATACATGTAAGGAGTCCCCTTCGCTAGAGTCTTCTGCTAGTTCACTATTCGTTCCCATTTATTCGCATTTGCAATTCCAGATAGGTACGGGGTAAAACTTAACTGTATAAACAACAAAGCGAGACTTCGTTTGTTCCAACCAAAATTACTTAACATTATCTTTGATAGTAATTGATTCAAATTCTCGCTGGTAGTTGATTTTATTCATACTCAAGTATCAACTTCAACAAATCCACTCCAACTGTCAAGCAGAGAGATATCAAGCGCAAACAGATTAGGAGAGACGCCAACATAGAATAGGAAGTGAGACAGACTTCGGCGACAAACCACTGCTCATAATACCtattcttcaaaaaaatatggGCTGGGAGAAAAATAGCAAGGAACAATAATATAGACTGAAAAAGAGAGGCACATAGGGCGAAGAAGCTGAAACCTCGCAAAAGTTAAGCTTAGAGTCTTCCGCAGGAGAATCCCATGAAAGCGATAACAGAAAATGGGAACAAGTAAGCTTCCTAGTTAGAACAAGCTAGACATCTCTAAGATGACTTGGTAAAAAAAAGTCAGATCGGCAAACAAAAGAATTATCAGATACGGAAGCAAATTTAGCATGTCCGAAATCCATGGGGACGACAAGGACAGAAAATGAACCCGAAAAAGAAAACTTCCTTGCCCCAAATTTTGCCCCACGGAAAGCCGAAAGCAGACGCCCACTAATTAAATAGATCTATGCAATCCTATTAAAAGCACGAAAGAACAGTCAACACTAACATGAGTAGAAGCAAATGGCAGTAACGGGACAAGGACTGGAACTGgcagaaaacaaacaaaagggtAGTGAAATGAAGTCACAAATCGCCGGAAAGAGGCAACAAAAATCCAATTTGAAGCGTCAGCAGCTGAAGGAGAGAACGGCTGAGTGAAGAACCGATCGAGGCAAAGAAGACACAGTTAActggaaaaagaagaacacaatTCGAAGAGACGAAAGCAATGGGGAAGAAGGAGACTTCTCTGCGAAGCATTTTCATGGGCACTCACCGGAACGATGGGGTAGATGTTCCTCCAATTGAGTCAAGAGAGCTCCGGATATGACAGATCTGCAGGGATAGACGGTGAGGAAGCCCTAAATTCTTAGGGTTTGGGAGACGATCACCCAGATATCACTCCTCCTCGTGCTTTCCCACGGAGGCGGAAGGAGACGGAAGGCGAGAGAGGGGCGTAAATGACGGTGCAGCGCCCAGCTTTAGACCCAAGAGATTTCCCATATTAGCCCTCATTATTTCTAGAAATTACATCAGTAGCTTTTATCTTCTCCAGCCCAATAAAAAAGTTGTTTTCAGTCAGAGTGCATACCAGTCAAAAGAATATCAAAGAAGCACCTCATATTTTTCGAATTTTCTACATAAACCTCATTCTTCTAAAACCGTCCAACCAGCAACcactttcttcttcaaattttttcaaaataaataaatttctaaaaccCAAAAGAGTGTTCCAAATTTTATGATTTCGTCAATTTATCGACAAGTTACTTATGTTCGTCTTCTTCCTTAATAACCTTTCACCCACCAAGGCAAAATGATTCAATCACATAACGACATGCAACCGTAAAATAACATAACAAACAATCTGGTTCTTATCGCTATATATTATGATGATATATTTTACAtcataagaagaagaagcacaTTCCCGTTTATGCATATCCCTCTTATCGCCATATATATGACATCTTCTTATGGTTTAccatcataaaaaaacaaaaaccccTTGATTCTTTGTATGGAAAAACAATATGATATGACAACCTAACATAAGTTCATTCATCCTAAGAATAAAAACCCAATGTTTCAGTAGAAGATGGTATATGTTATAGTCCCTCATAAGATATCAAGTGTAATGGGCTGGAAATCACAGGAAAACATTGTTTtaacaaaattaccaaaatacccttacGTAAAGAACATGGAAAGTAACTTCATTGTTTCAAGTACTCAAAAATAATATAGTTTCACGGAACAGCTTCACGAGATTAAGGTCAAAACATTGGTcctgaaatggaaaaaaaggaaggCGATGGAGAAAAATGAGATCGCCTGCCCGTGACCGACCATCTTTCAATTCCCAGCGTCAATGCAACGGAGATCTTGCCGTCACGATCCGTTACTAGAAGTTTCTTAATGGATTGCCAAATTACGTAACACGATAAAGATTCACGATACGAATGTATAGATTTACTTTTTAGGAGGCGTTTGATAGCGTGAGATCTTAGATTCTAGATTTGAAGATTATTTAAGAATCATCTTGTTGGATTAAACCAATATGtataaattttgaacttttttatatagaaagacTAAGTTGTGTGCGGAGAGAAtctgatttgaaatccatgcaGATCACATATATCACGTTTGACTGGAAAGGttaatctttttctttatttaggATATAGTCCATGTTTTCGAAGAACTTGAGTGGTAGGAGTGGGGAAGCAAGGGAATGAGACACACGCAGACACACTTTTTAGTCTTTGTTCTCCACGAGCAGGAGAAGATTGTGGAGGGAATTTGCGTGGCTCGCGTTTGAAGGTCGGCACAAAAAGATCTACCACTTTTTCCACCTCTCCCTTccacagaaaataaaaaattaatttctaattgatgttttttttgtttatttttttaactgaGATATGAGGGTACGAGTACGATTCtagtatatataaaatatatattgttcaaaaaatcaaaataaaagcaacagttaaataaacaaaagatataaataaaaacattatattctaatgaacacatgtatatgtatgtgaaCCTGATGTGACATAGTTcctaaaagttattttttacaCTCGTTAGGTAAGCAAGACGCTACAAGTGATGCGCGAATATTTTATTAACTTACCAAATTGGTGCCACTCTAGCGAAATGAAGAGATTTAGTGGTAGAAATAAGCAAACAAGCGTTCAAACAACGGTGAGACTTTTTGTTTCGTTTTGACTGTTTGAAGTGAGAAGGTTGGTAAGAACGAAACATGAAAAGGCTGCGGAAGttgaagataaaaaatgaaagctcaacgtaaaagaaaaaagaaaaaagaaaaaaaaactacaaaagaagtatttaattatttaaaagttaccaatttttctttctaaataaGAAAGATTATAAATTGAATATGAACCAAGGTCATACCTAAAAAAACAAGAGTAAAAGCAAACCTTCGTCTTCAAGGTGAATATGTCTATGGATAGTTTTCTGAACTCCTTCTTGTCTTCCTTCGATTCCCCAATATTATGGTCGACCTGTCGAAAACTGCCACGTTGAGGAAAATTACTCGCAGAGCTCTTAATTGATATTTTGATACGTGCCTACCTTCGAGCGGCCAAGATGGCCAACGGCTACCCGTGTCTACGACGGCCCTCGGCGGTGTGATCCCACCATATTCAGAGGTGCAGGGGCAGAG containing:
- the LOC116263632 gene encoding 18.8 kDa class V heat shock protein → MAAFLAMDASRWSSSFSNRSHIDWAVTPEAYIFSASLPGNDHKNNGRRRHHLPPSEENVTLDSIVFTFVFKLAGARKEEITLGIEDSQYVCIETESVGGGRRGLWRKFRLPDGVDVARVSAEFRNGVLSITVPRLAPVPLPPVPTTRFRVDPGDVAADNHHAVARAA
- the LOC116264672 gene encoding B2 protein-like, with translation MASQFSFWQLGDELRGQSKVSEDHKWLMVASKLAEQTKVKGERNNLDFTKTPLEPKVKDKTRTQDENKYETLNLDLLNLDSKVNESASKNSFRSGFYSMNAVYQKGYSNNNVNNSSSHTNNIIGKAKYSNDNIIKNCKDNNVGKENNVSNNNNVPNNITSTNTGPFDKRFKTLPSTEMLPRNQTLGGYIFVCNNDTMQEDLKRQLFGLPQRYRDSVRAITPGLPLFLYNYTTHQLHGIFEASSFGGTNIDPTAWEDKKCKGESRFPAQVRIQVRKLCKPLEEDSFRPVLHHYDGPKFRLELSVPETLALLDLCEQQSM